In Schizosaccharomyces osmophilus chromosome 2, complete sequence, the following proteins share a genomic window:
- the tea1 gene encoding cell end marker Tea1 yields MAFLFKKNRAGSNPLNRSTTYKSSGSLRESPPSSQEADLETSSISSSEMKKTHPSNGSSFTVSPWSKLTIRGSSHVLPRYSHSSHPFAEGGQEVYIFGGISSNSEAKNDLWVLNLATSQFSNLRSTGQVPSARLGHASVLAGNAFIVFGGLTNKEYIDHQDNTLYLLNTSSLRWQKASASGARPSGRYGHTLSILGSKVWLFGGRLLDYYFNDLVFFDLNKLNTQESRWELASVVNDPPPARAGHVAITYSDKLYIIGGTDGQTYFNDLWCFHPKQSAWSKVEAFGHPPPPRAGHSASIIDDVVYVFGGRSSDGSFLNDLYALKISTKQWYRLLDLPFAPSPRSSHTLTSTGLTLVLIGGKQTKDVTDSNVYMLDVTRFRLSKVLPSSSRQRNASFFTGLNGNNSQPSRIPSLTNTKISRIPAAANQSTITNNSMNPKAPVGRSPSFKNNQSSADASYGPTKLNPSSTMDPKNTDNRASEDDVSVSSQFNKLKLEAEMPVESPSSVTPSLYSLDTTINHRDSLHEMGNDLTEKSVNSVSLNSETADSQLLDHKEMDTDDAMSNMNVERKTKRSQNNNDFGIFAEQCAALTKEQLVNWFKQKIYEVLNESTIKIETLNEKIKISNAEKNAALCEAALSKVNPNNKQDEPSKFLLSEKNNIQKVSSAHIMQENVSLHKTLEVMRETSTELSQQMDDLSSSKKVLLKGLNDLEKEISEEKDKHHAASLQLLELESVYRDRESLVRSLEEQLVDQTMLVNNFASERDYYKERSAGFEDTIRDLVQRLEATDMLNISLHESLSNVQTENSQLVAEVALLKSELTKKQAIIDSNTNIYSKLDVDRTTYERNSTMANANLTSTLDSLLESESYNRNLQVEGLRQQLRINNAKLEKREKLINASKYIEDGLRSELREASEKINALDYHTISLKEENGHMQVQLMNALEQRNNGAKQLVNLRMQLANTASELDVVKLKIQATVAALEESKDANPEALSILRGDSFQLHELFKQTCSFVDSFSLVKRCFAEFDNNFQKYVETSQLMNNNDTEDESVRSNEAGHEVHMANISSALNAVTDAIRSLEEKFSHLFQHATSNSELERSDEIKKIKEQTNFIKVLLRSQTDELARIQ; encoded by the coding sequence ATggcttttttattcaagaaaaatagaGCTGGCTCTAATCCGCTGAATAGATCTACTACTTATAAGAGCTCTGGATCCTTGAGGGAATCTCCTCCTTCTAGTCAGGAAGCTGATTTAGAAACCAGTagcatttcttcttcagaaatgaagaaaaccCACCCTTCAAATGGCTCTAGTTTCACGGTTTCTCCTTGGTCGAAGTTGACTATTCGCGGGTCTTCACATGTATTGCCCCGGTATTCGCATTCTTCTCATCCTTTTGCTGAAGGGGGGCAGGAAGTGTATATATTTGGAGGGATTTCCTCTAACTCTGAAGCAAAAAATGATCTATGGGTTTTAAACCTTGCTACGAGTCAGTTTTCAAACTTGCGTAGTACTGGCCAAGTTCCGTCTGCAAGGCTTGGCCATGCTTCAGTCCTTGCTGGAAATGCTTTTATCGTTTTTGGTGGTCTTACGAACAAGGAGTACATAGATCACCAAGACAACACCCTCTATTTATTGAACACTTCATCCTTACGTTGGCAGAAAGCCTCGGCGTCTGGGGCCCGTCCATCTGGGCGCTATGGTCATACGCTTAGCATTTTAGGTTCCAAGGTTTGGCTTTTTGGTGGCCGTTTACTTGACTATTATTTTAATgatcttgttttttttgatctGAACAAATTGAATACCCAAGAATCCAGATGGGAATTAGCATCTGTTGTTAATGATCCTCCTCCTGCTCGTGCTGGTCATGTCGCTATAACTTATTCTGATAAATTATACATAATCGGTGGTACCGATGGCCAGACCTATTTCAATGATCTTTGGtgttttcatccaaaacaaaGTGCTTGGTCAAAAGTAGAGGCTTTCGGCCATCCCCCTCCGCCACGAGCAGGGCATTCAGCTTCGATTATAGATGATGTCGTGTATGTATTTGGAGGAAGATCATCCGACGGTTCCTTTTTAAATGATCTATATGCTCTCAAAATCTCTACTAAGCAATGGTATAGGTTGCTTGACTTACCATTTGCGCCATCTCCTCGCTCTTCTCATACGCTAACGTCTACCGGCCTAACTTTGGTTCTAATCGGCGGCAAACAAACGAAAGATGTCACAGATTCCAATGTGTATATGCTAGATGTCACTAGGTTTCGTCTAAGTAAAGTACTTCCCAGCTCGAGTCGCCAGAGAAATGCATCATTCTTTACCGGGTTAAATGGCAACAATAGTCAGCCCTCTCGAATACCGTCCCtaacaaatacaaagataTCTCGCATCCCAGCAGCTGCCAATCAGTCTACTATTACTAATAATTCCATGAATCCCAAAGCTCCTGTTGGGCGTTCTCCTTCATTTAAGAATAATCAGAGTTCCGCAGATGCTTCGTATGGTCCAACGAAATTGAATCCCTCGTCTACTATGGATCCTAAAAATACTGACAATAGAGCAAGTGAAGATGATGTGTCAGTTTCTAGCCAGTTCAATAAGTTAAAGTTAGAAGCTGAAATGCCAGTGGAATCACCATCGTCAGTAACACCCTCCCTATATTCGTTAGATACGACAATAAACCATAGAGACAGCCTACATGAAATGGGTAATGATTTAACAGAAAAGTCAGTGAATTCAGTCTCCCTAAATTCAGAAACTGCTGACTCTCAGCTGCTGGACCATAAGGAGATGGACACCGATGATGCGATGTCGAATATGAATGTTGAACGTAAAACAAAGAGATCGCAAAACAACAACGATTTTGGTATTTTCGCGGAGCAATGTGCAGCTTTGACGAAAGAACAACTCGTCAATTGgttcaaacaaaagatttatGAAGTTTTAAATGAATCCACTATAAAAATTGAGACTTTGAAcgagaaaatcaaaatttcaaatgcTGAGAAAAACGCAGCCCTCTGCGAAGCAGCTTTGTCTAAAGTCAATCCTAATAATAAACAGGATGAGCCCAGCAAGTTTCTATTGtctgaaaaaaacaacattcaAAAAGTCAGTAGCGCTCATATAATGCAGGAGAATGTAAGCTTGCATAAGACGCTGGAAGTCATGCGGGAAACTTCTACAGAATTAAGTCAGCAAATGGACGATCTAAGTTCATCTAAAAAAGTCCTTTTAAAAGGATTGAATGACttggagaaagaaatttctgaagaaaaggacAAGCACCATGCTGCCTCATTACAATTGTTAGAACTCGAGTCCGTCTATCGCGATCGTGAGTCTTTGGTAAGAAGTCTGGAAGAGCAATTGGTAGACCAAACAATGCTTGTTAATAATTTCGCTTCTGAAAGAGATTATTATAAGGAACGATCTGCCGGATTTGAAGATACCATTAGAGATTTGGTACAAAGACTAGAAGCTACCGATATGCTGaatatttctttacatGAATCCTTAAGCAATGTGCAGACGGAGAATTCTCAATTAGTTGCGGAAGTAGCACTTTTGAAATCGGAGCTTACTAAGAAACAAGCTATCATTGATTCCAATACTAATATATACTCCAAGTTGGATGTTGATAGGACTACCTATGAGCGGAATTCAACTATGGCAAACGCTAATTTGACATCGACTTTGGACAGTCTTTTGGAAAGTGAATCCTATAACCGTAACTTACAAGTGGAGGGTCTACGCCAACAGTTAAGAATCAACAATGCTAAATTAGAAAAACGGGAAAAGCTGATTAATGCTAGTAAATACATTGAAGATGGCTTAAGATCAGAGCTGCGTGAAGCttctgaaaaaattaatgcATTGGATTACCATACGATAAGCCTAAAAGAGGAGAATGGGCATATGCAAGTTCAGCTAATGAACGCTTTAGAGCAAAGGAACAACGGTGCTAAGCAACTAGTGAACTTGCGTATGCAGTTAGCTAATACGGCATCTGAGCTAGATGTGGTAAAGCTGAAAATACAAGCCACGGTTGCTGCGTTGGAGGAATCGAAAGATGCTAACCCTGAGGCACTTTCAATATTACGAGGTGACTCCTTTCAATTACATGAGCTGTTCAAACAAACTTGTAGTTTTGTTgattctttctctttggtTAAACGTTGTTTTGCCGAATTTGATAATAACTTTCAGAAATATGTGGAAACTTCTCAGTTGATGAATAACAATGATACTGAAGATGAATCTGTGAGATCTAATGAAGCTGGTCATGAGGTCCACATGGCTAATATATCGTCAGCTCTTAATGCCGTTACGGATGCTATACGCTCTTTGGAGGAAAAATTCAGCCACCTATTTCAACACGCGACTTCAAATTCAGAATTGGAGCGATCCGATGagatcaaaaaaataaaagaacaGACTAACTTCATTAAGGTTCTTCTTCGAAGTCAAACCGATGAGTTAGCACGAATTCAATAG
- the set11 gene encoding ribosomal protein lysine methyltransferase Set11, with protein MNWNSKILTEVSWVKEQGARVHPFLQFSVIPDAGSCITSAGRIEAGEVLLSLPRNVLINKTTYSSCPFAKQLTSFQFLSWLICKGKSTGMDQWPYYIEALPQDFSWHPVMLSADDPLWPNVPKDVQKLILERKQSLLQDYQNVSKFEKVDWTVFQWAWLCVNTRCLYYKISPSSVDEQLTLAPVFEYFNHSLDAQTDLQRSRTGISIIAKRAIEKDEQLYLRYGGHGNDQLFSEYGFCLSINPFNHFNLDNEFSFTEQQEKFLDGHYYWNDYTFSMDGPSFRTLVALRVMLISNPTDLLDSSCDATRRLLQYMNGFSDGSRELPMVQELWNKYLNLLLKVVEEKAGKLDEQKSENYMQKCILQLWKDRQRCIKYLLNSPLD; from the coding sequence ATGAATTGGAATTCGAAAATTCTTACAGAAGTTTCATGGGTAAAGGAACAAGGTGCTCGCGTTCATCCCTTCTTACAGTTTTCCGTGATCCCAGACGCCGGAAGTTGTATTACAAGTGCAGGACGAATTGAAGCAGGCGAagttttgctttctttacCTAGAAATGTGTTAATTAACAAAACCACTTACTCAAGTTGTCCATTTGCGAAACAGTTAACTTCCTTTCAGTTTCTATCCTGGCTTATATGTAAAGGAAAGAGTACTGGCATGGATCAATGGCCATACTACATCGAAGCGTTGCCGCAGGACTTTTCATGGCATCCGGTAATGCTCTCTGCGGATGATCCTTTGTGGCCCAATGTGCCCAAAGATGTACAAAAGCTAATTCTTGAAAGGAAACAATCCTTATTACAAGATTACCAGAATGTATCAAAGTTTGAGAAGGTGGACTGGACAGTATTTCAGTGGGCTTGGCTTTGCGTAAATACCAGATGTTTATACTATAAGATATCCCCAAGTTCGGTTGATGAACAGTTAACATTGGCACCCGTGTTTGAATATTTCAATCATTCTTTGGATGCACAAACGGACCTACAGAGAAGTCGCACTGGTATCTCTATCATAGCAAAGCGTGCTATTGAAAAAGACGAGCAATTATACTTGCGCTACGGAGGCCATGGAAATGACCAGTTATTCTCTGAGTATGGGTTTTGCTTAAGTATAAATCCATTCAATCATTTTAATTTGGACAatgagttttcttttacggAGCAgcaagaaaagtttttagaCGGCCATTACTACTGGAACGACTATACCTTTTCTATGGATGGTCCCTCGTTTCGCACATTAGTTGCTTTGCGGGTCATGCTTATATCGAATCCTACTGATTTATTAGACTCTAGTTGTGATGCCACCAGAAGGCTATTGCAATACATGAATGGGTTTTCAGACGGCAGCCGAGAACTCCCTATGGTTCAAGAATTATggaataaatatttaaaccttcttttgaaagtcgttgaagaaaaggctGGCAAACTGGATGAACAAAAGAGCGAGAACTATATGCAAAAATGTATTCTGCAGCTTTGGAAAGATCGTCAGAGGTGCATAAAGTACTTATTGAATAGTCCTTTAGATTAA
- the drs1 gene encoding cytoplasmic aspartate-tRNA ligase Drs1 → MEKQVQDLALEEKKEVAKDVILGEDGQPLSKKALKKLEKEREKEQKRIEREARENEEKSKREASEVDYSEGRYGVLPLNRSTSRGNRVYTDIKDISAAKDGQKVSVRARVYTSRLQGNKMCFFSLRQQYNTIQALVVVNKDTISKPMVKWCGSIGLESIVAIEGTVQKSPEVIKSATVQDAEIHVSNVYVVSPVKKHLPFLVEDADRSEEQIRESEENAKEGDSKFVRVLLDTRLDNRVLDLRSPTNQAIFDIQSGICDAFREYLLANSFNEIHTPKMTGASSEGGANVFKISYFKGAGYLSQSPQLYKQMLISADRERVFEVGPVFRAEESNTYRHMTEFTGLDLEMAFYEHYHEVVEFLENLFLHIFKTLKEKYNRQIALVRNVYSSEDFVLPVGSERVRFHFKEAVQLLREAGYRKQLTPGQEPPKNEEFRYSEDPEFDDFSTPEERVLGGIVREKYNTDFYVIDKYPSSVRPFYTMPDPEDPRYSNSYDFFMKGQEIMSGAQRIHDPELLTERMRALGIAPDVGLQAYIDSFALGCPPHAGGGIGLERVLMFFLNLPNIRLASAFPRDPKRLLP, encoded by the exons atggaaaaacaagtacAAGACCTCGCTCtcgaagagaaaaaggaagtCGCGAAGGACGTTATCCTTGG AGAAGATGGACAGCCATTGTCAAAAAAAGCCCTGAAAAAGTTAGAGAAGGAGCGTGAAAAGGAGCAAAAGagaattgaaagagaagCTCGCgagaatgaagaaaagtctAAGCGCGAAGCTTCTGAAGTCGATTATTCTGAAGGACGCTATGGTGTTTTACCATTAAACCGTTCCACTTCCCGTGGAAATCGTGTCTATACGGACATCAAAGATATTTCTGCTGCCAAGGATGGCCAAAAGGTTTCGGTCCGTGCCAGAGTATACACTTCACGTCTTCAAGGCAACAAAAtgtgctttttttctttgcgcCAACAATACAACACTATTCAAGCTTTGGTAGTTGTCAATAAGGACACTATTAGCAAGCCCATGGTCAAATGGTGCGGCAGCATCGGATTAGAGTCTATCGTCGCAATAGAAGGTACCGTTCAAAAGAGTCCTGAAGTTATCAAGAGTGCTACCGTTCAAGATGCTGAAATCCATGTTTCCAATGTTTATGTCGTTTCTCCCGTCAAGAAGCACCTTCCTTTCCTTGTCGAAGATGCCGATCGCTCAGAAGAACAAATTCGTGAATCCGAAGAAAACGCCAAAGAAGGTGACTCCAAGTTTGTTCGAGTTTTACTTGACACTCGTCTCGACAACCGTGTCTTAGACCTTAGAAGTCCTACCAACCAAGCCATCTTCGACATCCAATCTGGTATCTGTGATGCTTTCCGTGAGTATTTGTTAGCCAACTCTTTTAACGAAATTCATACCCCTAAAATGACTGGTGCCTCTAGTGAGGGTGGTGCAAAtgtattcaaaatttcttACTTCAAGGGTGCAGGTTACCTTTCCCAATCTCCTCAACTTTACAAGCAAATGCTTATCTCCGCTGACCGTGAGCGTGTTTTCGAGGTCGGTCCTGTGTTCCGTGCTGAAGAATCCAACACTTATCGTCACATGACTGAATTCACTGGTCTTGATCTTGAAATGGCTTTTTACGAGCACTATCACGAAGTTGtggaatttttggaaaacctCTTCTTGCATATTTTCAAGACACTCAAGGAGAAGTATAACCGTCAAATTGCTTTGGTCCGCAACGTGTATTCTTCGGAAGACTTTGTCCTCCCTGTTGGTTCTGAACGTGTTCGTTTCCATTTCAAGGAAGCTGTTCAACTCCTTCGTGAAGCTGGTTATCGTAAGCAGCTCACTCCTGGCCAAGAACCTCCTAAAAATGAGGAATTCCGTTATAGTGAGGATCCTGAGTTTGATGACTTCAGCACTCCCGAGGAACGTGTTTTGGGAGGAATTGTCCGTGAAAAGTATAACACCGACTTTTATGTCATTGACAAGTACCCTAGTAGTGTTCGTCCATTCTATACCATGCCTGATCCTGAAGACCCTCGTTATTCTAATAGTTATGACTTTTTCATGAAGGGTCAAGAAATCATGTCTGGTGCCCAGCGTATCCATGATCCCGAGTTGCTGACTGAGAGAATGAGAGCTCTTGGTATCGCTCCTGATGTCGGTCTTCAAGCTTATATTGATTCCTTCGCTTTAGGATGTCCTCCTCATGCTGGTGGTGGTATCGGTTTAGAACGCGTTTTGATGTTCTTCCTTAATCTTCCCAACATTCGTTTGGCAAGTGCTTTCCCTCGCGATCCCAAGCGCCTCCTTCCTTAA
- the rpl3702 gene encoding 60S ribosomal protein L37 — translation MSKGTSSMGKRGNKSHTLCRRCGKRSFHKQKSTCASCGYPSAKTRSFNWGAKAKRRKATGTGRMEHMKKVHRSFVNGFQTGTKRAAVSSA, via the exons ATGAGTAAGGGTACATCTTCTATGGGAAAAAGGGGCAACAAGTCCCATACCCTCTGTCGTCGTTGTGGAAAGCGCTCTTTCCATAAGCAAAAGAGCACCTGTGCTTCTTGCGGTTATCCTTCTGCCAAGACTCGTAGCTTCAACTGGGGTGCCAAGGCtaagagaagaaaagccaCCGGTACCGGTCGTATGGAACACATGAAGAAGGTTCACCGTAGCTTCGTTAATGGATTCC AAACTGGTACCAAGCGTGCTGCTGTCAGCTCTGCATAG
- the eaf1 gene encoding RNA polymerase II transcription elongation factor Eaf1, producing the protein MINQTTRFTIQERICELKAKVDFFSQHKQKMNSLQKGSYPIFPGSSFLNESNGLVSVKYNFKPESVDRSRKGDMEKIQDTYRLNVPSTLEDGRPHVFEGSGQQARNVDCVLVYNPKNKTFTIEQMDEIIRVHALRNGGRAATNIAPQQPSEPMTKGLAFPTVPSSTSASSTTKEPSHAAASAADKGSNPKTQSQTSSQRSVPAFAMSAKDAAIRSSSNSARDSDTIEIGSGTEGEADDVLELDDFAKELELGLDQELGRNPEDKQTLIAGKPISLRDLSRQEEESGRASATSYDAVSSASEDE; encoded by the exons ATGATAAACCAAACTACGAGATTCACTATTCAGGAAAGGATATGTGAGTTGAAAGCCAAAGTTGACTTTTTTTCACAGCATAAACAGAAGATGAACtctcttcaaaaaggatCATATCCTATTTTTCCTGGGTCTAGTTTTTTAAACGAGTCGAATGGATTGGTTTCTGTGAAAT ATAACTTTAAACCAGAAAGCGTGGATCGTAGCCGTAAAGGCGACATGGAAAAAATCCAGGATACTTATCGACTGAATGTACCATCTACACTT GAAGATGGACGTCCCCATGTGTTTGAAGGATCGGGTCAGCAAGCACGAAATGTGGATTGTGTGTTGGTATACAATCCTAAAAATAAG ACATTCACGATTGAGCAGATGGATGAGATTATCAGAGTTCACGCCCTCCGCAATGGAGGACGAGCGGCTACAAACATAGCACCTCAGCAGCCCTCGGAACCCATGACAAAGGGATTGGCTTTTCCCACAGTGCCATCCTCCACCTCTGCTTCGTCAACGACCAAAGAACCATCTCATGCTGCTGCGTCTGCCGCAGACAAGGGATCTAATCCAAAGACACAATCACAGACTTCAAGCCAACGGTCGGTTCCCGCGTTTGCAATGTCAGCAAAGGATGCAGCGATTCGTTCCAGCTCAAATTCAGCCCGGGATTCTGATACTATTGAAATTGGATCAGGTACAGAGGGGGAGGCGGACGATGTGCTGGAGCTTGACGACTTTGCCAAGGAACTTGAGCTTGGTCTTGATCAAGAGCTGGGGAGGAATCCCGAGGATAAACAAACACTTATAGCTGGAAAGCCTATTTCGTTGCGTGACTTGTCAAgacaagaagaagagagCGGGCGGGCTTCTGCAACTTCTTACGACGCAGTAAGCAGTGCCTCAGAAGATGAGTGA
- the uro1 gene encoding uricase Uro1 produces the protein MTNTSNSTYVKQASYGKTMVKFMKKDVCPETKIHTVYEMDIQSMLSGELDESYTKADNTIVVPTDTQKNTIYVFAKNNDVSVLEVFAAKLAKHFVDRYQHIHGAAVDITLTPWARMNVQGKPHNHSFIRDPSETRKTHVAFTEGKGFDVVSSLKDVLVLKSTGSAFNKFHKCEFTTLPEVDDRIFSTSIDCNYTFNQFSTIDELSSYDFNYTYTSAKEITLDTFALDDSASVQATMYKMADQIINKFPAVAEVFYGLPNKHYFEINLTPFDIDNHGDKCSLYQPQAYPSGYITCTVARK, from the coding sequence ATGACAAATACCTCAAATAGTACCTATGTTAAGCAAGCCTCGTACGGTAAGACGATGGTCAAATTTATGAAGAAGGATGTTTGTCCAGAAACAAAGATTCACACCGTCTACGAGATGGATATTCAAAGTATGCTGAGTGGTGAACTCGATGAATCCTATACCAAAGCCGATAATACTATTGTCGTTCCCACGGACACTCAAAAGAATACCATTTATGTCTTTGCCAAAAACAACGATGTCAGCGTGCTCGAAGTTTTTGCCGCAAAACTCGCAAAGCACTTTGTTGACCGCTACCAACATATCCATGGTGCTGCAGTAGACATCACTCTCACTCCATGGGCCCGCATGAACGTTCAAGGAAAACCTCACAACCATTCCTTCATTCGTGACCCCAGCGAAACCCGCAAGACCCATGTGGCTTTCACTGAGGGCAAGGGATTCGATGTTGTCAGCTCCTTGAAGGATGTCTTGGTTCTCAAGAGTACTGGCAGTGCCTTCAACAAATTTCACAAGTGCGAATTCACTACCTTGCCTGAAGTCGACGACCGTATCTTTTCTACCAGCATCGATTGCAACTACACCTTTAATCAATTTTCTACTATTGATGAACTTTCTTCTTACGACTTTAACTATACTTATACCAGCGCAAAGGAAATCACCCTTGATACTTTTGCCTTGGACGATAGTGCTAGCGTTCAAGCTACCATGTACAAGATGGCTGACCAAATTATCAATAAGTTCCCTGCTGTTGCCGAGGTATTCTATGGTCTTCCCAACAAGCACTACTTTGAAATCAATCTCACTCCTTTCGACATTGATAACCACGGAGACAAGTGCTCTTTATACCAACCTCAGGCTTATCCTTCTGGCTACATCACTTGCACCGTTGCCAGAAAGtaa
- the spc19 gene encoding DASH complex subunit Spc19, whose product MSYLDGLEQCVNSLQASIDTLSSSIVTLDSGIHDFPRIKKVLKVQRHFRLISEQQLQERRQKFDESIKPYLLQAFQKLEESISSLQRQEDSLRTKYELQEARLDMLKNRPPITALPLNSDTTDQLKITIAKRQKLLYTLERYDLQLRQKRGY is encoded by the exons ATGTCGTATTTGGATGG TTTAGAGCAATGTGTTAATTCCTTACAAGCTAGCATAGATACA CTCTCCTCGAGCATCGTCACCCTAGACTCAGGAATACATGACTTCCcaagaatcaaaaaagttttaaaagtCCAGCGACACTTTCGTTTGATATCCGAGCAGCAACTCCAAGAACGTCGtcaaaaatttgatgaatccATAAAGCCTTACTTGCTACAGgctttccaaaaactaGAAGAGTCCATATCCTCACTACAACGGCAAGAAGATAGTTTAAGGACAAAATACGAGCTACAAGAAGCTCGTCTGGATATGCTGAAAAATCGACCTCCTATAACTGCACTACCTTTAAATTCAGACACCACTGatcaattgaaaataacGATAGCTAAACGTCAAAAATTGTTGTATACTTTAGAAAGATACGATTTACAGCTGCGACAAAAACGAGGATATTAA
- the dfr1 gene encoding dihydrofolate reductase/ lysophospholipase fusion protein Dfr1 — MPQPIKVLCLHGWVQSGPTMSKKMGTVQKYLSKFAELHFPTGPVEYKAEADPNDEAEQKRLASMGADQGGKYGWFEVEDFKNTYECWDKSLQVINEYMKEKGPFDGIIGFSQGAGIGAMLAHLLQPGQPPNPYVQHPPLKFAVFIGGFRSEKPEFDHFYEPKLSLPNLHISGTADTLVPLARSKQLMERCENPNILLHPGMHVIPQQAIYKTGIRDFMYSVPISGEATKHPRDLTLIVAVSSPSLGIGKKNNMPWHIKEEMGYFANVTNSTNGIELAEGKSKIMNVVLMGRACYDSIPKKNRPLKERINVVITRTEKYNFGLTKKDKIPEHLYAADSIDAALDTLAEKYDNTDIQIGKVFVIGGSFLYGSALYHRLTKNILFTRIYHEYQCDSFFPFEPKDAAAWEKKSHAELEKFVGIPVHEGHLKAVGSKNEEVELEFELYGKDDVSHALSKLTV; from the exons ATGCCTCAACCTATAAAAGTATTGTGTTTGCACG GTTGGGTGCAATCTGGCCCTACAATGTCGAAAAAGATGGGAACAGTTCAAAAGTACTTGTCCAAGTTTGCTGAATTGCATTTCCCTACAGGTCCCGTAGAGTACAAAGCAGAAGCCGACCCCAATGACGAAGCCGAGCAAAAGCGACTTGCTTCCATGGGTGCCGACCAAGGTGGTAAATATGGTTGGTTTGAAGTAGAAGACTTCAAAAACACTTATGAGTGCTGGGATAAGAGTTTGCAAGTTATCAATGAGTACATGAAGGAAAAGGGACCTTTTGATGGGATAATTGGTTTCTCCCAAGGTGCTGGTATTGGTGCTATGTTGGCACATCTTTTGCAACCTGGCCAACCCCCTAATCCTTATGTACAACATCCTCCTTTAAAGTTTGCCGTATTTATTGGTGGTTTCCGCTCTGAAAAGCCAGAGTTCGATCACTTTTATGAGCCTAAACTTAGTCTACCCAATTTGCACATCAGTGGTACCGCCGATACCCTTGTTCCTCTTGCACGTTCCAAGCAATTGATGGAGCGTTGTGAGAATCCCAATATTTTGTTGCATCCTGGTATGCATGTTATTCCCCAACAAGCTATTTACAAGACTGGAATCCGTGACTTTATGTACTCCGTTCCTATCTCTGGTGAGGCTACGAAGCATCCTCGTGATTTGACTTTAATTGTTGCAGTTTCTTCTCCATCATTGGGCATTGGTAAGAAGAACAATATGCCTTGGCACATTAAGGAAGAAATGGGTTACTTCGCAAACGTGACCAATTCCACGAATGGCATTGAGCTTGCCGAAGGAAAATCCAAGATTATGAACGTTGTACTGATGGGCCGCGCATGTTACGACAGCATTCCCAAGAAGAATCGTCCCTTGAAGGAGCGTATTAATGTAGTCATTACTCGTACTGAAAAGTACAACTTTGGTTTGACCAAGAAGGACAAAATTCCTGAGCACTTGTATGCTGCCGATTCCATTGATGCGGCTTTGGATACTCTAGCTGAAAAATATGATAACACCGATATTCAAATTGGTAAGGTGTTTGTCATCGGAGGTTCCTTCTTGTACGGTAGCGCTCTTTACCACCGTTTGACAAagaacattctttttactcGCATTTACCATGAGTACCAATGCGACTCATTCTTCCCATTTGAGCCCAAGGATGCAGCTGCATGGGAGAAGAAGTCTCATGCtgaacttgaaaagtttGTCGGTATTCCAGTGCACGAAGGTCACCTGAAGGCTGTTGGATCCAAGAATGAGGAAGTTGAACTAGAATTTGAATTGTATGGTAAAGATGATGTCTCTCATGCATTGTCCAAGTTGACTgtttaa